The uncultured Bacteroides sp. genome has a segment encoding these proteins:
- the pdxH gene encoding pyridoxamine 5'-phosphate oxidase, with translation MKIDIRNIRREYSRGGLSRKNLANNPLIQFQTWLEEAISAEVNEPTAVIVGTVSEDGKPSTRCVLLKELRDEKFVFYTNYESRKGKQLANSPYISLTFLWHELERQVHVEGIAAKLPPEVSDEYFKTRPYKSRIGARISPQSQPIGGRMEIMQAFIRESIRFAGHEVKRPDNWGGYAVSPTRIEFWQGRESRLHDRFLYTLQSDQSWKIERLAP, from the coding sequence ATGAAAATAGATATTCGTAATATCCGGAGAGAATACTCTAGAGGCGGATTATCAAGAAAGAATCTGGCAAACAATCCACTGATTCAGTTCCAGACATGGCTTGAAGAAGCTATCAGCGCAGAGGTAAATGAACCTACGGCTGTGATTGTAGGTACGGTTTCTGAAGACGGTAAGCCTTCCACGCGCTGTGTATTGCTGAAAGAATTACGAGACGAAAAGTTTGTGTTCTATACTAATTATGAGAGCCGGAAAGGGAAGCAACTGGCCAATTCTCCATATATCTCTCTCACTTTTCTGTGGCATGAACTGGAAAGGCAGGTACATGTAGAAGGTATTGCAGCCAAACTTCCGCCAGAGGTTTCAGATGAATACTTCAAAACCAGACCTTACAAAAGTAGAATCGGGGCACGCATATCTCCTCAAAGTCAGCCTATAGGGGGAAGGATGGAGATTATGCAGGCATTTATCCGTGAAAGTATACGCTTTGCGGGGCACGAAGTGAAAAGACCTGATAACTGGGGCGGCTATGCAGTATCTCCTACCCGCATTGAATTCTGGCAAGGAAGGGAAAGCCGGCTGCACGATCGTTTTCTTTATACACTACAAAGTGATCAAAGCTGGAAGATAGAGAGATTGGCTCCTTAG
- the imm40 gene encoding Imm40 family immunity protein: MDKLDRVDEIMLRNGISLTKEGLGAWGHNRINSLIAIAKLYNLKVPILGGDVCIMDDKGKFHLTYDNWYCNRNIDESSNDYAQRSCLAAESYIRKYHIEDKQGTILFILVLDIPHRTDFYKDYYNNY; the protein is encoded by the coding sequence ATGGATAAATTAGATCGTGTAGATGAAATCATGTTAAGAAATGGGATTTCACTTACTAAAGAAGGATTAGGGGCTTGGGGACATAACAGAATCAACTCTTTGATAGCGATAGCAAAGCTTTATAATTTAAAAGTCCCGATACTAGGAGGAGATGTTTGTATTATGGACGATAAAGGTAAATTTCATCTTACTTACGATAATTGGTATTGTAATAGAAATATAGACGAATCCAGTAACGATTATGCGCAAAGAAGTTGTTTGGCAGCAGAATCATATATTAGAAAATATCATATTGAAGATAAACAAGGTACTATCCTTTTTATCCTGGTACTAGATATCCCTCATAGAACAGATTTTTATAAAGATTATTATAACAACTACTAA
- a CDS encoding glycoside hydrolase family 3 C-terminal domain-containing protein has product MKTILLSLLLLFCSFSVKAQRITPDVQKRADSIMKYMTLDEKISYLAGTKDFYLRAIPRLHLPEIRMSDGPQGVRDKLPSTMFPCGMLASAMWDRDLVYEFGQGLGQDSRTRGIHILLGPAVNIYRAPMDGRNFEYFGEDPYLSGEVACQYINGVQSRGVAACVKHFAANNQEWDRYSVSSDVDERTLHEIYLPAFKKAVQEADVATVMSSYNLLNDVYTSEHPYLVTEVLRNRWGFKGLFMSDWGAVHSCVPTIINGVDVEMPGPDNLKPEVIMQALKNGIISEEMIDVKVAHILRTIISFGFLDREQKISVAPGQGLNTNETSLKMARAGVVLLKNEVDLLPLAGKRVLVLGDNAAVIAKGGGSGAVSSDHVVSLLQGLKNLKGSNLKIQSMLGVGFITDLLYSNDFYTDESLSQHGLKASYYKNKSLNGKPDYECVETVTDHDWGDNAPIPGFPENNFSLSYTGVYSPKKSGTITFRGSGDDGYRLYVNNKLLLEDWGNHTFTSREKALEVEAGKSYKIRFEYFDSTGTACMRFAYFFDDEEALKASTRNADAVVVCVGFNSGTESEGFDRTFDLPSGQAELINKVASYNQNVIVVINSGGAVNMLPWIDKVKAVIMAFYPGQEGGTALAEILSGKVSPSGKLPFSIEKQWSDNPTFNSYYDNRVTADKRVQYSEGVFVGYRGYERSQVAPLYPFGFGLSYSNFQYSDFVVKKLQGNNVEVTFKISNIGKRAAAEVAQLYVGDMKNKAFRPAKELKGYEKVFLKKGESKEITIKLKDDAFAYYDINSKQFIVSPGEFQLYIGSSSQDIRLEGKVSL; this is encoded by the coding sequence ATGAAAACTATTTTACTATCATTACTACTGTTGTTTTGCTCTTTTTCTGTTAAAGCCCAAAGGATTACCCCTGATGTGCAAAAAAGAGCCGATTCAATTATGAAATATATGACCCTTGATGAAAAGATTTCATATTTGGCAGGTACTAAAGATTTTTATTTACGTGCAATTCCTCGCTTACATCTTCCGGAGATAAGAATGTCTGACGGGCCCCAAGGTGTGCGTGATAAACTGCCGAGTACGATGTTTCCGTGTGGAATGCTTGCTTCTGCAATGTGGGACAGAGATCTTGTTTATGAATTTGGACAAGGATTAGGTCAAGATAGCAGGACCAGAGGTATTCATATCTTGTTGGGTCCAGCTGTTAATATCTACCGTGCGCCTATGGATGGGCGTAACTTTGAATATTTTGGAGAGGACCCTTATTTATCTGGAGAAGTTGCCTGCCAATATATTAATGGAGTACAATCACGAGGAGTGGCTGCCTGCGTAAAACATTTTGCAGCAAATAATCAGGAATGGGATCGCTACTCTGTCAGTTCGGATGTTGACGAGAGAACATTACATGAAATATATCTGCCGGCATTTAAAAAAGCTGTGCAAGAAGCAGATGTGGCTACAGTGATGAGCAGTTATAATCTGTTGAATGACGTGTACACTTCTGAACATCCATATCTTGTTACTGAGGTTCTTCGCAACCGTTGGGGATTTAAAGGTCTTTTTATGTCCGATTGGGGCGCTGTTCATTCTTGTGTTCCCACAATAATTAACGGGGTAGATGTGGAAATGCCTGGTCCTGATAATTTAAAGCCGGAAGTTATTATGCAGGCATTGAAGAACGGGATAATTTCTGAAGAGATGATTGATGTAAAAGTTGCACATATTCTGAGAACAATTATCTCTTTTGGCTTTTTAGACAGGGAACAGAAAATTTCTGTTGCTCCGGGTCAGGGATTGAATACAAATGAGACATCATTAAAGATGGCTCGGGCAGGAGTTGTCTTATTAAAGAATGAAGTAGATTTGCTGCCATTGGCAGGCAAGCGCGTGTTGGTTTTAGGAGACAATGCAGCGGTTATTGCAAAAGGAGGAGGCAGTGGCGCTGTTTCTTCTGATCATGTTGTTTCTCTGCTTCAGGGATTAAAGAATCTGAAAGGGAGTAATCTGAAAATTCAAAGTATGTTGGGTGTCGGATTTATAACCGATCTGCTTTACTCGAATGATTTTTATACGGACGAGTCGCTCAGTCAGCATGGGCTAAAAGCTTCATATTACAAGAATAAATCGCTTAATGGTAAGCCCGATTATGAATGTGTGGAAACTGTTACTGATCATGATTGGGGTGATAACGCACCAATTCCCGGATTTCCTGAAAATAACTTTTCACTCAGCTACACGGGAGTATATTCTCCTAAAAAGTCGGGAACAATCACTTTCCGTGGATCAGGTGATGATGGTTATCGTCTTTATGTGAACAACAAGTTGTTGCTTGAGGATTGGGGAAACCATACTTTTACTTCCCGTGAAAAGGCTCTGGAGGTTGAAGCCGGAAAGAGTTATAAGATACGTTTTGAATATTTTGATTCTACGGGAACGGCTTGTATGCGCTTTGCCTACTTTTTTGATGATGAAGAAGCATTAAAAGCTTCTACCAGGAATGCTGATGCTGTAGTGGTTTGTGTTGGATTTAATAGTGGTACGGAATCGGAAGGATTTGACCGTACATTTGACTTGCCAAGCGGACAGGCTGAACTTATAAACAAAGTAGCTTCGTATAATCAGAATGTAATTGTAGTAATAAACTCAGGAGGAGCAGTAAACATGCTACCTTGGATAGATAAAGTAAAAGCTGTGATAATGGCTTTCTATCCCGGTCAGGAAGGTGGAACGGCGCTTGCCGAGATTCTTTCAGGTAAGGTTTCTCCCAGTGGGAAGCTTCCGTTCTCTATAGAAAAGCAGTGGAGTGATAACCCCACATTCAATAGTTACTATGATAATAGGGTAACAGCAGACAAGCGAGTGCAATATTCCGAAGGAGTTTTTGTAGGTTACCGCGGATATGAACGCAGTCAGGTTGCTCCGCTGTATCCATTTGGTTTTGGATTAAGCTATTCAAATTTCCAATACTCAGATTTTGTTGTTAAGAAGTTGCAGGGGAATAATGTAGAGGTCACTTTCAAGATTTCCAATATAGGTAAACGGGCTGCAGCTGAAGTAGCTCAGTTATATGTGGGAGACATGAAGAATAAAGCTTTTCGTCCTGCAAAAGAGCTGAAAGGTTACGAAAAGGTTTTCCTTAAAAAAGGAGAATCGAAAGAGATTACTATCAAACTAAAGGATGATGCTTTTGCCTATTATGATATAAATTCCAAGCAATTTATAGTAAGCCCCGGGGAATTCCAACTTTATATAGGCTCTTCCTCTCAGGATATTCGATTAGAAGGCAAAGTCTCTTTATAA
- a CDS encoding electron transfer flavoprotein subunit beta/FixA family protein translates to MSLKIIVLAKQVPDTRNVGKDAMKADGTINRAALPAIFNPEDLNALEQALRLKDAHPGSTVTILTMGPGRAAEIIREGLYRGADNGYLLTDRAFAGADTLATSYALATAIRKIKEYDVIIGGRQAIDGDTAQVGPQVAEKLGLTQITYAEEIEKVENGRITVKRHIDGGIETVEGPLPIVLTVNGSAASCRPRNAKYVQKYKHAKTVTEKQQGNLDYTDLYDTRDYLNLAEWSVSDVEGDIKQCGLSGSPTKVKAIQNIVFQAKESKNISASDREVEDMIVELLENHTIG, encoded by the coding sequence ATGAGTTTAAAGATTATTGTATTGGCAAAACAAGTTCCCGACACACGTAACGTTGGGAAAGATGCCATGAAAGCCGACGGAACGATTAATCGCGCGGCACTTCCGGCCATCTTCAACCCTGAAGACCTTAATGCTCTTGAGCAGGCTCTTCGGTTGAAAGATGCCCACCCCGGTTCTACCGTGACTATTCTGACTATGGGACCTGGACGCGCTGCAGAAATTATTCGTGAAGGCCTATATCGCGGAGCCGATAATGGTTATTTGCTAACCGACAGAGCTTTTGCCGGTGCAGATACATTGGCCACTTCTTATGCACTTGCCACTGCAATACGTAAGATAAAAGAGTATGATGTGATTATTGGTGGCCGCCAGGCTATTGATGGTGACACCGCTCAGGTTGGTCCTCAGGTTGCTGAAAAACTAGGATTAACTCAAATCACTTATGCCGAAGAAATTGAAAAAGTAGAAAATGGACGCATTACTGTAAAACGCCATATCGATGGTGGTATAGAAACAGTAGAAGGCCCTCTTCCTATTGTTCTTACAGTAAACGGTTCTGCTGCCTCCTGCCGTCCTCGTAATGCTAAGTACGTGCAAAAATACAAACATGCCAAAACAGTGACAGAGAAACAACAAGGCAACCTTGACTACACTGATTTGTATGACACAAGAGATTATCTTAACCTAGCAGAATGGAGTGTTAGTGACGTAGAAGGAGATATTAAACAATGCGGTCTTTCCGGTTCTCCTACTAAAGTTAAAGCAATTCAGAACATTGTTTTCCAAGCCAAAGAAAGCAAAAACATTTCTGCTTCAGACAGAGAAGTGGAAGATATGATTGTTGAACTATTGGAAAATCACACGATTGGTTAA
- a CDS encoding iron-containing alcohol dehydrogenase has protein sequence MNNFVFYSPTEFVFGKDTESTTGKLLKKYGAEKVLVLYGGGSVIKSGLMNRIEESLKSEGVSYITLGGVQPNPLDTKVYEGIGLCRKEKVNFILAVGGGSVIDTAKAIAAGVPYDGDFWDFYNKGVAIISALKVATVLTIPAAGSEGSGNTVITKEEGSIKLGTGSPLLRPVFSVMNPVLTYTLPLFQTACGIADMMAHVMERYFTNTEGVEISSRLSEAVLQTIIKEAPIVMNEPENYDARANIMWAGTIAHNGTCGVGREEDWATHLLEHELSALYNVTHGAGLAVMFPAWMTYLADFNPDMLAQYAVRVWGIPDSDDKKAVALKGVEALKNFFSSIGLPVSFKELGAKEEDIDLLVKRLHDNKGETVGFFKKLTREDSCKIYQIAAR, from the coding sequence ATGAATAATTTTGTATTTTACAGCCCAACTGAATTTGTTTTTGGCAAAGATACCGAGTCTACGACTGGTAAGTTATTAAAGAAATACGGAGCTGAAAAAGTATTGGTGCTTTATGGTGGAGGATCGGTCATTAAGAGTGGCTTGATGAACAGAATTGAGGAATCATTGAAAAGTGAAGGTGTTTCTTATATTACTTTAGGTGGTGTGCAACCCAATCCACTTGATACGAAAGTGTATGAAGGAATCGGACTTTGCCGTAAGGAAAAGGTTAATTTTATATTGGCTGTAGGTGGTGGTAGTGTCATTGATACTGCTAAAGCAATTGCTGCCGGAGTTCCTTATGATGGTGACTTCTGGGACTTTTATAATAAAGGAGTGGCAATAATCTCTGCATTGAAGGTTGCTACTGTGCTTACAATTCCTGCAGCCGGAAGTGAGGGCTCGGGTAATACGGTTATCACAAAAGAAGAAGGTTCTATTAAGTTGGGAACTGGTTCGCCATTATTGCGTCCGGTTTTCTCTGTAATGAATCCAGTGCTGACTTATACTCTTCCTCTGTTTCAGACAGCTTGCGGAATAGCAGATATGATGGCTCATGTAATGGAACGCTATTTCACAAATACCGAAGGTGTAGAAATTAGCAGTCGGTTATCAGAAGCTGTTTTGCAAACAATAATAAAAGAAGCCCCGATTGTTATGAACGAACCGGAGAATTATGATGCAAGAGCAAACATTATGTGGGCAGGAACAATCGCTCATAATGGAACTTGCGGGGTAGGGCGTGAAGAAGATTGGGCTACCCACTTGCTGGAGCATGAACTTAGTGCACTTTATAATGTAACTCATGGTGCCGGACTAGCTGTTATGTTTCCTGCATGGATGACTTATTTGGCCGACTTTAATCCTGATATGCTTGCTCAATATGCTGTTCGTGTATGGGGCATTCCTGATTCAGACGATAAAAAAGCTGTTGCCTTGAAAGGTGTTGAGGCTTTAAAGAATTTCTTCTCTTCGATAGGTTTACCTGTTTCATTCAAGGAATTGGGTGCAAAAGAAGAGGATATTGATCTGTTAGTGAAAAGACTTCACGATAATAAAGGGGAAACTGTAGGATTCTTTAAGAAACTCACCAGAGAAGACTCCTGTAAGATTTATCAGATTGCAGCGAGGTAA
- a CDS encoding acyl-CoA dehydrogenase family protein, giving the protein MANLYLDTPELKHYLNHPLMKRIVELKERNYADKNNYDYAPLDFEDAMDSYDKVLEIVGEICSDVIAPNAEDVDHEGPQVINNRVKYASGTARNLQALVDAGLMGVAMPRRFGGLNFPNVPYMMAADMVSCSDAGFENLWGLQDCAETLYEFGNEDQKKRYITRVCAGETMSMDLTEPDAGSDLQAVMLKATFSEKDNCWYLNGVKRFITNGDADLHLVLARSEEGTHDGRGLSMFIYDKKNGGVNVRRIENKMGIKGSPTCELVYKNAKAELCGDRKLGLIKYVMALMNGARLGIAAQSVGLSQAAYNEALAYAKDRKQFGKAIIEFPAVYEILSLMKAKLDASRTLLYETARFVDVYKALEDISKERKLTAEERTEQKTFAKLADSFTPLVKGMGSEFANQNAYDCIQIHGGSGFMKDYACERIYRDARITSIYEGTTQLQVVAAIRYVTTGAYLARLKEYETMPIAPGFEGLRNRLKAMTEKYAISVEKIVATKDQELLDFMARRLVEMGAYTIMAYLLVQDASKCDSFTESAHVFVRYAEGEIDKHAQFIQKFDNEELAYYRK; this is encoded by the coding sequence ATGGCAAATTTATATTTAGATACACCAGAACTGAAGCATTATCTCAATCACCCATTGATGAAGAGAATCGTTGAACTCAAAGAGCGCAACTATGCTGACAAAAATAATTATGATTACGCTCCTTTAGATTTCGAGGATGCAATGGACAGCTATGATAAGGTACTGGAAATTGTTGGAGAAATCTGTTCAGATGTCATTGCACCAAACGCAGAAGATGTGGATCACGAAGGTCCTCAGGTTATTAATAACCGCGTAAAATATGCCAGCGGTACAGCTAGAAACCTGCAAGCATTGGTAGATGCCGGCTTAATGGGTGTAGCTATGCCTCGCCGCTTTGGCGGACTTAACTTTCCAAATGTTCCTTACATGATGGCAGCCGATATGGTTTCTTGCAGCGATGCCGGATTTGAGAATCTTTGGGGACTGCAGGATTGTGCGGAAACTCTTTACGAATTTGGTAATGAGGACCAAAAGAAGCGTTACATCACCCGCGTTTGCGCAGGCGAAACGATGTCTATGGACCTTACCGAACCAGATGCAGGTTCCGACCTTCAGGCTGTAATGCTGAAAGCTACATTCAGCGAAAAGGATAACTGCTGGTACCTGAACGGTGTGAAACGTTTTATCACAAATGGAGATGCTGACCTTCACCTGGTTCTTGCCCGTTCGGAAGAAGGAACACATGACGGTCGGGGTCTTTCCATGTTCATCTATGATAAGAAAAACGGTGGTGTAAACGTTCGCCGTATTGAAAACAAGATGGGTATCAAAGGATCTCCTACATGCGAATTAGTTTACAAAAACGCTAAGGCTGAACTTTGTGGTGACCGTAAGCTTGGTTTGATTAAATACGTAATGGCACTGATGAACGGTGCTCGTTTGGGTATTGCTGCTCAGTCTGTAGGACTTTCACAAGCTGCTTACAATGAAGCGCTAGCTTATGCAAAGGATCGTAAACAGTTTGGTAAAGCAATCATTGAATTCCCTGCGGTATACGAAATCCTTTCTTTAATGAAAGCAAAACTAGATGCTTCACGTACACTGTTATATGAAACAGCTCGTTTCGTTGATGTATACAAAGCATTGGAAGATATTTCAAAAGAACGCAAGCTTACTGCAGAAGAAAGAACAGAACAGAAGACTTTTGCTAAGTTGGCCGATAGCTTTACTCCGCTTGTTAAAGGTATGGGTAGTGAGTTCGCTAATCAGAATGCTTACGACTGTATCCAGATCCACGGTGGTTCAGGCTTCATGAAAGACTATGCCTGCGAACGCATCTATCGTGATGCACGTATCACTAGTATTTACGAGGGTACCACTCAACTTCAGGTAGTAGCCGCTATCCGTTATGTAACAACAGGAGCTTATCTGGCACGTTTGAAAGAATATGAAACAATGCCTATTGCTCCAGGATTTGAAGGTTTACGTAACCGCCTGAAAGCAATGACTGAAAAATATGCAATATCTGTTGAAAAGATCGTAGCTACAAAAGATCAGGAGTTACTTGATTTCATGGCTCGTCGCTTAGTTGAGATGGGAGCATACACCATCATGGCTTACTTATTAGTGCAGGATGCTTCAAAATGTGATTCATTCACGGAGTCAGCACACGTATTCGTAAGATATGCTGAAGGTGAAATTGACAAGCACGCTCAGTTTATTCAGAAATTTGATAACGAAGAATTGGCTTATTACAGAAAATAA
- a CDS encoding low specificity L-threonine aldolase, with amino-acid sequence MRSFASDNNSGVHPLVMKALANANTDHAFGYGDDQWTAEAAVIIKDTFTPDCEPLFVFNGTGSNIVALQLLTRPYNSIICAETAHIYVDECGSPVKSTGCQIRPINTPDGKLTPELILPHLHGFGDQHHSQPGAIYISQCTELGTLYTVEELKAITTLAHQYGMYVHMDGARIANAAVALNVSLKALTVDCGIDVLSFGGTKNGLMMGECVVVFDPALAKTARFYRKQSAQLASKMRYLSCQFTAYLTDDLWLKNATHANNMAKLLYEGLKKFPGVEFTQKPETNALFLTMPRPMIDKLLESYFFYFWNEANNEIRLVTSFDTTEEDVLGFINALKNI; translated from the coding sequence ATGAGAAGTTTTGCGTCAGACAATAATTCCGGGGTTCATCCTTTGGTGATGAAAGCCCTGGCTAATGCCAATACAGACCATGCTTTTGGGTATGGTGATGATCAGTGGACTGCTGAGGCAGCGGTTATAATAAAAGATACTTTTACTCCGGATTGCGAACCCTTGTTCGTTTTTAATGGAACTGGAAGTAATATTGTGGCTCTTCAGTTGCTCACTCGTCCGTATAATTCCATTATTTGTGCAGAAACGGCACACATCTATGTAGATGAGTGTGGTTCACCAGTAAAATCGACAGGATGTCAGATTCGTCCGATAAACACACCCGACGGGAAACTTACACCCGAACTTATATTGCCACATCTTCACGGCTTTGGTGATCAGCACCATTCACAGCCGGGTGCCATTTATATTTCTCAATGTACAGAATTGGGAACATTGTACACAGTGGAAGAACTGAAAGCCATTACCACCCTGGCTCATCAATACGGAATGTATGTTCACATGGATGGAGCACGAATAGCCAACGCAGCGGTGGCTTTGAATGTTTCATTGAAAGCTTTGACTGTAGATTGTGGAATTGATGTTCTTAGCTTTGGCGGAACAAAGAACGGTCTTATGATGGGAGAATGTGTTGTGGTCTTTGATCCGGCTTTGGCAAAAACAGCAAGGTTCTATCGTAAGCAATCAGCTCAGTTAGCTTCTAAAATGCGCTATCTTTCTTGTCAGTTTACGGCATACCTCACAGATGATCTTTGGCTAAAGAACGCTACTCATGCAAACAACATGGCTAAATTACTTTATGAAGGACTAAAGAAATTCCCGGGAGTAGAGTTTACTCAGAAGCCAGAAACAAATGCTTTGTTTCTTACCATGCCTCGTCCAATGATTGATAAGCTATTGGAATCTTATTTCTTCTATTTCTGGAATGAAGCAAACAATGAAATTCGTCTGGTAACATCTTTTGATACAACAGAAGAAGATGTACTTGGATTTATCAATGCACTAAAAAATATCTAG
- a CDS encoding electron transfer flavoprotein subunit alpha/FixB family protein → MNNLFVYCEIEDGIIADVSLELLTKGRSLANQLKCQLEAVVAGYKLDDIEKQAIPYGVDKLHVFDAEGLYPYTSLPHTSILVNLFKEEKPQICLMGATVIGRDLGPRVSSALTSGLTADCTALEIGDHEEKKEGKVYKDLLYQIRPAFGGNIVATIVNPEHRPQMATVREGVMKKQILSNDYKGKAIRHEVKKYVADTDYVVKVIERHIEKSKTNIKGAPIVVAGGYGVGSKDNFKLLFDLAKVLNGEVGASRAAVDAGFADHDRQIGQTGVTVRPKLYIACGISGQIQHIAGMQESSMIISINNDPNAPINTIADYVINGTVEEVVPKMIKFYKQNSK, encoded by the coding sequence ATGAACAATTTATTTGTATATTGCGAAATAGAAGACGGTATCATAGCTGACGTAAGCCTTGAACTGCTTACCAAAGGCCGTTCTTTAGCTAACCAGTTAAAATGCCAGTTGGAGGCAGTTGTTGCCGGTTACAAATTAGACGATATTGAAAAACAGGCAATTCCTTATGGAGTAGACAAATTGCATGTGTTTGATGCAGAAGGACTCTATCCATACACTTCACTGCCACACACATCTATCCTGGTAAACCTTTTCAAAGAGGAAAAACCTCAGATCTGCTTAATGGGTGCTACCGTTATTGGTCGCGACCTGGGTCCTCGTGTTTCTTCAGCTTTAACCAGCGGATTAACAGCCGACTGTACTGCTCTTGAGATTGGTGATCACGAAGAAAAGAAAGAAGGCAAGGTTTACAAGGATCTTCTTTATCAAATTCGTCCTGCTTTTGGCGGTAACATCGTTGCTACCATTGTTAACCCTGAACATCGTCCACAAATGGCAACCGTTCGTGAAGGTGTGATGAAAAAACAAATCCTTTCTAATGATTATAAAGGAAAAGCAATCCGTCACGAAGTGAAGAAATATGTTGCAGACACTGATTACGTAGTTAAAGTCATTGAACGTCACATAGAAAAATCAAAAACTAATATCAAAGGAGCACCAATCGTTGTAGCCGGAGGTTACGGAGTAGGTTCTAAAGATAACTTTAAGTTGCTTTTTGATCTTGCTAAAGTACTTAACGGAGAAGTGGGAGCCTCACGTGCCGCTGTAGACGCAGGATTTGCAGACCACGATCGTCAGATTGGTCAGACTGGTGTAACGGTTCGTCCAAAACTGTATATTGCTTGCGGTATCTCAGGACAGATTCAACATATTGCAGGTATGCAGGAAAGTTCTATGATTATCTCTATTAACAATGATCCGAATGCGCCGATCAATACAATAGCAGATTACGTTATCAACGGTACAGTAGAAGAAGTTGTGCCAAAGATGATTAAGTTCTATAAACAAAATTCGAAGTAG
- a CDS encoding TIGR02757 family protein, which produces MSLKERLDELVAIHNTPAFIETDPIQFPQRFFRLENIEISALLTSVITWGKRGLILRDAEKMHQIMGDSPYHYIMNQKWTVLKDSGKNIHRTFFERDMYNICQRLYHFYLENNSLEELFLTDGILHGLDKLSGLMNTRHISSPQTKSPCKRTNLMLRWLVRNDGIVDIGVWKKISPSQLIIPLDVHVARVSRTIWDDLPKTDRLKTALMITNHLSELCPEDPCKYDFALFGYGEEQSRG; this is translated from the coding sequence ATGTCATTAAAAGAAAGACTGGACGAACTGGTTGCAATTCATAATACACCTGCTTTTATAGAAACAGATCCTATTCAGTTTCCTCAACGTTTTTTCCGATTAGAGAATATCGAAATCTCTGCATTGCTCACTTCCGTTATAACTTGGGGGAAGCGTGGACTGATTCTTCGGGATGCTGAAAAAATGCATCAAATAATGGGAGACAGTCCGTATCATTATATTATGAATCAGAAGTGGACTGTATTGAAAGATTCGGGTAAGAACATCCATCGCACCTTTTTTGAACGCGACATGTATAATATCTGCCAACGACTTTACCACTTTTATCTTGAAAATAATTCATTGGAAGAGCTGTTCTTAACGGATGGCATTTTACATGGGTTGGATAAACTTTCCGGGTTAATGAATACTCGTCACATTTCTTCTCCGCAGACTAAAAGTCCCTGCAAAAGAACAAACCTGATGCTTCGCTGGCTGGTGAGAAATGATGGAATTGTGGATATTGGTGTATGGAAGAAAATTTCTCCTTCACAGCTGATCATCCCGCTCGATGTCCATGTAGCCCGGGTTTCCAGAACCATCTGGGACGATCTTCCCAAGACGGATCGCTTAAAAACTGCTTTAATGATAACTAACCATCTATCTGAACTTTGTCCGGAAGATCCATGCAAATATGATTTTGCTTTGTTTGGATATGGAGAAGAACAAAGTCGCGGTTAA